One stretch of Scophthalmus maximus strain ysfricsl-2021 chromosome 12, ASM2237912v1, whole genome shotgun sequence DNA includes these proteins:
- the ntn5 gene encoding netrin-1, translating to MMFLPFSPPPSTSFFPVFLLLLLFLPPSLVSPSLFHTPLSWTSPHDPCYHLDGRPRHCLSEFINAAYGVPVHASHSQRGPEYDNSNITTLTDLHNPHNLTCWMAHRGTDAGQWVLTVPLGRRFEITYISLQFCQQGEPSDPISISVLKSMDSGRTWRPMQHYSSDCLGNFGLPSQTVAQTRHQETEPLCSDPRPLQKQRGGMVLAFSTLDGRPSSPDFDHSPTLQDWVTATDIRVVFHQVPKVVKTSGSNKDDRGQWRDGAEDHRGTGLMRWRAGHKGRTEEQVDKLDTDNTLAFFDREAKNSETSGRNRGEKVDKHGRKGHSKGSGQEEDGHNVTSQEGGDGFGLDTLISSKKGRKGRGQGHKKENDHWLPCPNGGCNWTVEGRSRGSKGRELRKRRNNNLNARQRARNLQVATPAAVVSPAHGPLGLSDVQVGGRCKCNGHASRCRRDDAGRAVCVCEHHTAGPDCDVCADFFFDRPWHRATPTQPNPCVACECNGHSDKCRFSMEVFQQSGRRSGGVCQKCRHHTAGRHCQYCQNGYTRDHGKPLSHRKACQPCHCHPLGAVGRWCNQTSGQCLCRDGVTGLRCNRCAPGYKQGKSPLRPCIRIQEVAPTPAFQPQYSIAEECLSYCQPSQVKVRMNLETYCFKDYVLKVQVRGMERSGPWWQFSISVQTVFRTGSPSRVRRGAHSLWVPDRDLGCGCPALHVGRTYLLIGAEEGERGWGPEESRLVADRSTLALQWREHWSPKLRGFRGQDKKGRCPPKSPDSRRREPSKPQSGYIPPHLLTEKDTGGVNTHPVKVDVTQTAAEPRTHPHAQVESAAETPSPTTPAPVCSTQGPG from the exons ATGATGTTCCTAcccttctcccctcccccctccacgtcttttttccccgttttcctcttgctcctccttttcctccctccgtccctcgtCTCCCCGTCCCTTTTCCACACCCCGCTGAGCTGGACTTCGCCTCACGACCCCTGCTACCACCTGGACGGCCGCCCGCGTCACTGCCTGTCGGAGTTCATCAACGCTGCCTACGGGGTCCCGGTCCATGCGAGTCACTCACAACGCGGGCCTGAGTATGACAACAGCAACATCACCACCTTGACGGACCTTCACAACCCTCACAACCTCACCTGCTGGATGGCTCACAGAGGCACCGACGCCGGGCAGTGGGTGCTCACGGTGCCGCTTGGCCGCCGCTTTGAGATCACCTACATAAGCTTGCAGTTCTGCCAGCAGGGGGAACCATCCGAtcccatctccatctccgtGCTCAAGTCGATGGACTCCGGGCGCACCTGGAGGCCGATGCAGCACTACTCCAGCGACTGCCTCGGAAACTTCGGGCTGCCCTCCCAGACGGTGGCCCAGACCAGGCATCAAGAGACGGAGCCTCTCTGCTCAGACCCTCGCCCCCTGCAGAAGCAGAGGGGGGGCATGGTGCTGGCCTTCTCTACCTTGGACGGACGACCATCCTCTCCCGATTTTGACCACAGCCCCACCCTCCAGGATTGGGTGACGGCCACAGACATTCGTGTGGTCTTCCATCAGGTGCCCAAAGTTGTCAAGACGAGCGGCTCGAATAAAGACGACAGAGGGCAATGGCGCGACGGTGCGGAGGATCACAGAGGTACTGGGCTTATGAGGTGGAGAGCGGGCCACAAGGGTCGCACTGAAGAGCAAGTGGACAAGTTAGACACAGATAATACACTGGCATTTTTTGACAGGGAGGCAAAAAACTCGGAGACAAGTgggaggaacagaggagagaaagtggaCAAACACGGAAGGAAGGGTCATAGTAAAGGGTCAGGTCAAGAGGAAGATGGACACAATGTGACCAGCCAAGAAGGGGGGGATGGGTTTGGCCTGGACACGCTCATCTCTTCAAAGAAAGGCCGGAAAGGTAGAGGGCAGGGCCACAAGAAAGAGAATGACCACTGGCTGCCGTGCCCCAACGGCGGCTGCAACTGGACAGTGGAGGGGCGGAGCAGGGGCAGCAAAGGGCgggagctgaggaagaggaggaacaacaaTCTCAACGCGAGACAGAGAGCCAGGAATCTGCAGGTGGCCACGCCCGCTGCCGTCGTCTCTCCCGCCCACGGCCCTCTGGGCCTCTCCGACGTGCAGGTCGGAGGAAGGTGCAAGTGTAACGGACACGCCTCCAGGTGTCGCCGTGACGACGCGGGCCGGgcggtgtgcgtgtgcgagcaTCACACGGCGGGGCCGGACTGTGACGTGTGCGCGGATTTCTTCTTTGACAGGCCGTGGCATCGAGCTACACCCACACAGCCGAACCCCTGTGTCG CCTGCGAGTGTAACGGCCATTCAGACAAGTGCCGCTTCAGCATGGAGGTGTTTCAGCAGTCGGGCCGACGCAGCGGAGGTGTGTGTCAGAAGTGTCGCCACCACACGGCCGGACGCCACTGCCAGTACTGCCAGAATGGATACACCCGCGACCACGGCAAGCCTCTGAGCCACCGCAAGGCCTGCCAAC CGTGCCATTGCCACCCTCTGGGAGCGGTGGGCCGCTGGTGCAACCAGACATCAGGTCAGTGTCTGTGTCGAGACGGCGTGACGGGCCTCAGGTGCAACCGCTGCGCCCCGGGATACAAGCAGGGCAAGTCCCCTCTACGGCCCTGCATAC gaaTTCAAGAGGTCGCTCCGACCCCAGCGTTCCAACCTCAATACAGCATAG CGGAGGAGTGTCTTTCATACTGCCAGCCTTCGCAGGTCAAAGTCAGGATGAACCTGGAGACCTATTGTTTCAAGGACTACG TGCTGAAGGTGCAGGTGAGAGGGATGGAGCGTTCGGGTCCCTGGTGGCAGTTCTCCATCTCCGTCCAAACCGTCTTCCGCACGGGGTCCCCGTCCCGCGTCCGCAGGGGCGCCCACTCCCTCTGGGTCCCCGACCGTGACCTCGGCTGCGGCTGCCCCGCCCTCCACGTGGGTCGGACTTACCTCCTGATCGGCGCAGAGGAAGGGGAGCGCGGCTGGGGCCCCGAGGAGAGTCGCCTGGTGGCCGACCGCTCCACCCTGGCCCTCCAGTGGCGGGAACACTGGAGCCCCAAACTCAGGGGCTTCCGGGGGCAGGACAAGAAGGGCCGCTGCCCTCCGAAATCCCCCGACAGCCGCCGCAGGGAGCCCTCGAAGCCACAGTCCGGCTACATCCCACCTCACCTGCTGACAGAGAAGGACACTGGCGGCGTGAACACACACCCTGTGAAAGTGGACGTGACTCAGACCGCAGCGGAGCCGCGCACACACCCTCACGCGCAGGTCGAATCCGCAGCGGAGACGCCCTCCCCCACTACTCCTGCTCCGGTCTGCTCCACCCAAGGTCCTGGATAA